In the Tachyglossus aculeatus isolate mTacAcu1 chromosome 6, mTacAcu1.pri, whole genome shotgun sequence genome, aacatgtggtcaggtgtcaagtcatcagaataaacatgtttttcgttttgtggtctgtctcccccttctagactgtcagcccattgttgggtagggaccgtctctagatcttgccaacttggacttcccaagcgcttagtacagtgctctgcacacagtaagtgctcaatacatacgacttaatgaatgaatgaaagagcccgggcttgggagtcagaggtcatgggttctaatcccaactccgccacattcattcgttcagtcgtatttattgagcgtttactgtgtgcacagcactgtactaagcgcttgggaagtacaagatgtctgctgtatgaccttgggcaagtcacttcacttgtctgagcctgttacctcatctgtaagatgaggatgaagactgtgagtcccccatggaacaacctcatcaccatgtattcccctccagcgcttagaacagtgctttgcatatagtaagcgcttaacaaatgtcattattattattatttattttgttagtgatgtgcatatagctgtaattctatttattctgatggttttgacacctgtctttatattttgttgtctgccttccccttctagactgtgagcccgttgttgggcagggactgtccctttaagttgccgacttgtaataataataataataatggtatttattaaacgcttactatgtgcaaagcactattctaagcgctggggaggttacagggtggtcaggttgccccacggggggcttacagtcaatccccattttgcagatcatcatcaatcatatttattgagcgcttactatgtgcagagcactgtactaagcgcttgggaagtacaaattggcaacatatagagacagtccctacccaacagtgggctcacagtctcacagatgaggcccagtgaagtgactcgcctaaagtcacccagctgacagttggcggagccgggatttgaacccacgaccagtgactccaaagcccatgctctttccactgagccacgctgcctctctctcttgtacttcccaagcgcttagcatagtgctctgcgcccagtcagcgctcaataaatacgattgaatgaatgaacagaggggCAGGCGGGGCTGCCTCGGGTCGAGGGGTGAGCTCAGAGGGACCCCAGTGGagtcagtgagcccgttgttgggtagggaccgtctctagctgttgccaacttgtactaaccaagcgcttagtacagtgctctgcacacagtaagcgctcaatagatgagtgaatgaatgctgatggggtggagaaagaggttaGCTTGGTCTAGGGGAGGGGAATCCTGCAGGTCCCGAGAGTGCTCCCCTGAACCAGGCttgctccccatctccttccgtGCCAGGCTGCCGCGAGCAGACTCCCCGGAGAAGCCGGCTGGAGCCTGGGGCATGGCCGCGGTGTGGCAGCAAGTGCTGGCAGTGGATGCGAGGTGAGGCCGCCGCGCCGGGGTTACTGCAgatgggacttttagactgtgagcccactgttgggtagggactgtctctatatgttgccaacttgtacttctcaagcgcttactgcacacagtaagcgctcaataaatacgattgacgatgggaGAgctttggggagtgggagggtgggagCCCAGCAGAAGGccaggcccccgtcctcccctccctcatcagACACCCGGGGTGGGGAcgtcccacctccctcctgcctctatgttgccagcttgtacttcccaagcgcttagtacagtgctctgcacacagtaagcgctcaataaatacgattgatgatgcctcATCAGACTTTCAAGACCCAACCCAATCCAGAATCCGGCCTGCCTGAATCTTTAAAACGCCACcagcctacataataataataataataataataatggtatgtgttaagcgcttactatgcgccaagcactgttctaagcactgggggaacacaaggtgatcaggttgtcccacgtggggctcacaatcttaatccccgttttccactaactgaggtccagagaagtgaagacttgcccaaagtcacccagctgacaggtggcggagccgggattcgaacccgtgacctctggctccagagcccgggctctttccgctgagccacgctgcttcccgcgaCCGACTCGTCAGAGGGAGGGGGGATAGTCGCCGCCTCCGCAGGGGAAATCGTCAGCCGTCTCCTCTGTTCCGCTCGTCTCCCGTGCTGCCGGAGTTGGTCGAAGGCAGAAAGACCGTTCGAGTTTGTCTTTCGcctcctattccccctccctctcgaTGCCCGGCCCTGCTGGCGTCAGCTCGGTCCCGTCCAAATCCCGCCTTCCCCATCGGCTCCAGGAGACGGAACCGGGCTCCTGCCTCGCCTCCTAAAAAGACTCCTGGAGGCCCCAGGCAGTGGTCCTGCTGCcgccttgtgcttcccaagcgctcagtaatagtaataataataacggtggcatttattaagcacttactacgcttagtaaaaaaaaaaaaaatctcttctggAAAACTGCCCTGCTTCATTTTACGGATACATCATTTGACCTCAGTGGGTACATCAAAGAGAAATTTCCGGTCTTTAAAGATAAAAATAACCTAAATCCAAgatcctctcaataataataacgatggcatttgttaagcgcttaatgtgcgcaaagcaccgttctgagggctgggggggatacaaggtgatcaggttgtcccacggggggctcacggtcttcatccccatctgacagaggagggaaccgaggcccagagaagtgaggtgaggtggccggagtcaccgggatttgaaccgggctctttccgccgagccgcgGGGCCTCCCCTCACTCTGTCCTgtggcccccccaccccggccctagGTACAACGTCTACCGCACCCCCACCTTCCCGCAGTTCCGCACCCAGTACATCCGCCGGCGCAGCCAGCTCCTGCGAGAGAATGCCAAGGCCGGCTACGAGCCCACCCTGCGCAAGCAGTACCTGAGGCTGCGGGGCCAGCTCCTGGCCCAGCGCTACGGGCCCCTCTCGGAGCAGAGCAGCTTCCGAGCCTACAGCAACAGCATCGTCCGCAGCAGCCGCACCACGCTGGACCGCATGGAGGTAATCGCCGGGACCGGACGCCCCGGCGGCCTGGCCCCGTTCCCCGCCGAGGGCTGAGGCTCCGCTCCGCGTCGGTGGGCCTGCCCTCACCCCCGAGGCCTGGGGAGGAGGTTTGCAGATTGGGGGCAGAGGTTCTTCCTTTGCGTCGACGCAAcagaagaataatcataatggtggcatttatcgtAAATCATTAATCATGGCAGTCTGGgccttttaattaattaatgatggcatttattaatccccccaccccggcctggaatgccctccctccccacatccgccaggctagctctcttcctccctccaagcgcttaggacagtgctttgcacatagtatctatctatctattctatttattttattttgttggtatgtttggttttgttctcttgtctcccccttttagactgtgagcccactgttgggtagggactgtctctatgtgttgccaatttgtacttcccaagcgcttagtacagtgctctgcacatagtaagcgctcaataaatacgattgattgattgatagtaagcgcttaataaatgccattattattattagtcaaggccctactgagagctcacctcctccaggaggccttcccagactgagctccctccttcctctccccctctccatcccccctgccttacctccttccctacagcacctgtatatatgtttgtacggatttattactatttattttacttgtacatatttattctacttattttattttgttaatgttttgttttgttctctgtctccccattctatactgtgagcccactgttgggtagggaccgtctctatatgttgccaacttggacttcccaagcgcttagtccagtgctctgcacacaggaagcgctcaattaatacgattgaatgaatgaatgagtgaattaagcgctatgtgccaataataataataataatggcatttattaagcgcttactgtgtgcaaagcactgttctaagtgctggggaggttacaaggtgatcaagttgtcccctggggggctcatggtcttaatccccattttacagatgagggaactgaggcccagagaagtgaagtgacttgcccaaagtcacccagctgacaagtggcggagctgggatttgaacccctgacctctgactccaaagcccgggctctttccactgagccacgctgcttctcaagcactgttgtaagcgctggggggggcggttccaaggtgatcaggttgtcccacagagggctcacagtcttcatccccattttacagatgagggaactgaggtccagagaagtgaagtgacttgcccagtcacacagctaagtggcggagccgggatttgaacccctgacctctgactccaaagcccgggttctttccactgagccacgctgcttctcaagagattgTTTGAGAGAAAATTTGGAGTAGCAATGAGTATTCCTTGCGCTtccggcattccctgcccactgccattataacttgtacttcccaagcgcttagtacggtgctctgcacccagtaagcacccaataagtacgactgaatgaatgaacgaaggagaaGGCAGGAAAGAAGTGTAGGGTTGATGCCTCCCGGTATTCTGGAATAGTTCAAACACTTGGTGAGCTCAGAAGTGGCAGCCTGGGCCTTTTAAAAAGAGCCAAAGACCCCAAGGAGTGGCTGTAAGGCAGGTCGATCAGAGTGCTTGCAccacctctttaataataataatgatggtatttgttaagcgcttactatgtgcagagcactgttctaagtgccggttcTGACCTCTTCCTGACACTCCTGTTtttatataataaatgccattactattatcattaatagtaatagtagtattaattattaatagtagtcttttagactgtgagcccactgttgggcagggactgtctctatatgttgccagtttgtacttcccaagcgcttagtacagtgctctgcacacagtaagcgctcaataaatacgattgatgatgatgatgacaggtgtcaagtcgtcaggaccaacagaattaaagctaaatgcacatcagtgacaaaataaatagaatagtaaattacgCCTTACTAAGGGAGTGGGATCGGATGGAGCACCCTTCGTCGCGGGCTGGGACGGCTCTTTCCCCGACACCCCCACGGAAGGAGCCTGGGGTGAGGAGTCTGGTCGTGATCCGTGGAAGTTCAGGGACCTTGGTGAAGGAGCGGCATCGAAGGCCCGCGGTTGCCGGGGACCGGCCCCCGCGCTTCCAAGAGCCCGGCTTCTCCCGCGGCCCGTCCGCCGAGGGCAGCTCCCGGGGTGGGGCCGGCCCGGTTGGCCGACGGAGCGCCCGGGAGGGCGGGTGACATGCGGCCCCTGCATCTGCTGCAGGACTTCGAGGAGGACCCCCGCACCCTGGGCGCCCGCGGGCACCGCCGCTCCGTCAGCCGCGGCTCCTACCAGCTGCAGGCCCAGATGAACCGGGCCGTCCACGACGACAGGTGAGAAATTCCCGGCGGGGGAAAGGGAAGCTCCCCTTCTGGGCCACCCTGCGAGAGCTGGGATCCCTCCCGCTTCTGGGCGTGACTCCCCTCTCTCCGGGCCAGGCCCCCGGGCAGCGTGGTGCCCACGTCCGTGGCCGAGGCCAGTCGGGCCATGGCGGGCGACACCACCCTGAGTGAAAACTACGCCTTCGCGGGCATGTACCATATCTTCGATCAGCACGTGGATGAGGCAGGTGAGCTGGGGACGCCATCCTCGTCCAAACGGGGGCCGCGGGGATCTggcgtgggtgggtgggtggttggaggcggggcagggtttgggcacctcgggggtgggtgggagcgaTGCCTTCCCTCCCGGCCCCAGCTTATCCGTCGCGCTCCCTCTCAGTCCCCAAGGTGCAGTTTGCCAACGATGACAAACACCTGCTGGCCTGCTGCTCGCTGGACGGCAGCATCTCGGTGTGCCAGCTGGTCCCCACGCCGCCCGTGGTGGTGCGGGTGCTGAAGGGGCACTCGCGGGGGGTGTCGGACTTTGCCTGGTCCCTCTCCAACGACATCATCGTCTCCACCTCGCTGGACACGACCATGCGCATCTGGGCCACCGAGGACGGCAAGTGCATCCGGGAGATCCCGGACCCCGACGGGGCCGAGCTTCTCTGCTGCACCTTCCAGCCCATCAACAACAACCTGACCGTGGTGAGCGGAGAGAGGCCTCGGGGAGCCCGGGTGGCCGCTTGCGTTGCCTCCTGTCCTTGTTCTGAAGGCGTCTTCTCTCCCAGTTCGTTGCCACCGCCCTCGCCCCTCGTGTCGGGAGGGGAGTGGCTGCAGGATTTCACAAATAATTCCTCTGCAAACGCAAACGTGTCCATCCACCCCCTCAGCTCGGAACGGGATGATCTCCCCGCGGTAGTCCAAAGCGCCTGACCCTTTTTGGCAACCGAGTGACGACGCCTTTAGAGAGCGCACCCGGGAGCCCGGGCTGATTTTCACGATCGGGCTGGGCGTCGGGCTAAGGGGgctgtctgtgcctctgtgccgCTGGCAGGTGGGCAACAGCAAGCACAACCTGCACGTGGTGAACATCTCGACGGGGAAGAAAGTGAAGGGGGGCTCCAGCAAGCTGACGGGCCGCGTGCTGGCCCTGTCCTTCGACTCCCCCGGCCGCATCCTGTGGGCCGGGGACGACCGTGGCAGCGTCTTTTCTTTCCTGTTCGACATGGCCACGGGTAAGGGAGAGCCGGagttcggcggcggcggcgccgtcCCTCCTGCATGCTTTACGGGGTGGCCGGCCtccggttggggaggggaggctgcGTTTCGATTGACGGTGAGAAGCTGGAAGCCGGACTAATCGGGAGGCTGATGCATCAGGCTTCTGATCCAGTTTGTTGGATTGGATATATAGGATCAGATCTgatcctctatgttgccaatttgtacttcccaagcgcttaggacagtgcgctgcacatagtaagcgctcaataaacacgattgatgacgatgatgatgatccaccgcCCCCATCCCCGACAGGAGGGGCGGTGGCAACaagtctgactgtgagcccgctctcagactgtctatgttgccaacttgtagttcccaagcgcttagtccagtgctctgcacacagtaagcgctccataaatacgattgaatgaatgaatgaatgaatcaggggtttccgcccccctctccctccctcccttcccaggtaAACTGACCAAGGCCAAGCGGCTTGTGGTGAACGAGGGCAGCTCCATCACCAGCATCTCGGCCCGCTCCTGGATTAGCCGAGAGGCCCGCGACCCCTCCTTGCTCATCAACGCCTGTGTCGACAAGCTGCTGTTGTACCGGTAAGTTGCCCCCGCCCTTTTCCCAACCCCCTTTTAGGCCCGGTTTGGTCCCCGGCTCCGACGGGCTGGTTGCCTCACGTATCTCCCACCCGCCCCGCTGTATGGAATAAGCGGCCGTCGAGTTGCAGGCATCGAAACAGGGCTCACGGCCCGTCCCCCGCGTCCGCAGGGTGGTGGATAACGAAGGGACCCTGCAGCTGAAGCGGAGCTTCCAGATCCAGCAGAGCACGCACCCGATCCGCAGCATCTTCTGCCCCCTCATGTCCTTCCGCCAGGGAGCTTGTGTGGGTAAGAGCCAAGGATGGCGGGCGAGGCCGACTTTGGGGGGAAAAATAGGAAAAGGCTTAAAGCCGTCGGGGCCAGGGAGGGTGAGGCCTACgtctttccccaccccctgcccctactGCTGATGGTAGGGGAAGCAAGAACACTCAGTACGGCGtacggcgcttagtccagtgctctgcacacagtaagcgctcaatagacacgactgaatgaatgagaagaacacgggcttggaaagcagaggaagtggcttctaatcccacttcccctGCTTGGCTCGAGCTGTACGTCCCCggggaaggagcagcgtggctcagtggagagagcccgggctttggagtccgaggctgtgggtttgaattccggctccgccaactgtcagctgtgtgaccttgggcaagtcacttaacttctctgagcctcagttacctcatctgtaaaatggggattacgattgtgagccccacgtgggacaacctgatcaccttgaacaccccccagcgcttagaacagtgctttgcacatagtaagcgcttaacaaatgccattattattgttattattaattaagcacttactgtgtgcaaagcactgttctaagcactggggaggttacagggtgatcaggttgtcccactcggggctcgcagtcttaatccccattttacagatgagggaactgaggcacagagacgtaaagtgactggtccaaagtcacacagccaccaactggtggagctgcgatttgaacccctgaccgctggCTCCaaattatcagtcgtatttattgagcgcttactgtgtgcagagcactgtactaagtgctttgctctttccaatgagccacgctgcttctcacttaacttctctgggcctcagttccctcatctggaaaatggggatgaagactgggagccccccggggggcaacctgatcaccttgtaacctccccagcgcttagaacagtgcttggcacataggaagcgcttaataaatgccattattattattctcagggcctcagtcacctcatctgtaaaatgagggttaagacggtgagccccggggcgacaaccatcttgtatctaccccactgctgagcacatagtaagcgcctgccaaataccgccattattatttaataataataatggtatctgtaaagtgcttcctgtgtgtcaagcactgtaggaagcagggggtagacccaagatcatcatcatcatcatcaatcgtatttattgagcgcttactatgtgcagagcaccgtactaagcgcttgggaagtacaaattggcaacatatagagatggtccctaggctCAAGCTCTCGTCCTTTGCAGTGACGGGCAGCGAGGACATGTGCGTCTACTTCTTCGACGTGGAAAGAGCCACCAAAGCCATCGTCAATAAGCTCCAAGGCCACAGCGCGGCCGTGCTGGACGTCAGCTTCAACTGTGACGAGAGCCTGCTTGCCTCCAGCGATGCCAAGGGCATGGTCATCGTCTGGCGCCGAGAGCAGAAGTAGGGGCCACCCTCCAGCACGGAACCGGGCACCGGCGGCGGCGTTCGGCCCGCGGGCCCCACACCTGCgcccagaggagggagaggggtgaagaTGGCAGCGGCCCGCGAGGTTCGTCCCGTCTCTGCATGCGTCCGTCCTCGCTCCCTGGCTAACGGGCTGCTGGCGGCTTTCCCGAGCCAGGCCCCCCGCGGGAGAAGCGTGCCCGCGCTGTTTTCCCGTTGGCACCCGGAACTCTTCTGCTTCCTGCCTCGCTTTGGGCCCAGCCCCTTGAGAGAGGATCTACCTCTTCCTTCGCTCCTCGGGCCGGCCCGCCCGGCcctccttcctggaggagaggcagACGTTTAGACGAGGGTCATTCAGACTTCTGCAGCCCGGGGAAAGGGAACTCTTCCTCTCTGAAACTCACTTGGCCGTTGGCTCAGAAACGGCAGAGGGGAAGGGTGTGGATCGGAGCTAGAGGGTGAGACTTTCTCAAGCTGGGCCCTAGCCCACCTGCCCTCTGGGAATAAAGTTTGTGTTAAGTGGTGTTAGCAGAAGAGGCCATCCCGCCGCCCGCTGTTCCACCCTTTTGTGTTCCGGCAGCGAGGGGGACGGGGGAATGACGGGAACACGGAAACCGTTCCTCTCGCCTAGACTAGAAGAGGGCCAAAACCCGTGCAGCAGCAGGCCCAGCTGGAAGAGCGCACCCAACTCCCACCGCGTGACTAGAGCCGATCTGTATCCCGTGAAGTGGTGAGGTGAAGTTGACGCGCGCGCCAAGCGTGAGAACAAAAGCACAGTTCCCACTCCTCCGAATCAGCAGCGTAAGGAAACAATTCCATCCTGTAATAGAAAAAGCATCTATTCCCAAATCGGGCCCAGAGAGCCGCGCGTCTGCCTGGGTCGGTCTTCGGCCtgctcccatccttccctctAAACAGGCAAGGTCAGGAGGAGCCTGGTTGAGCTAGATATGCGTAAACCACATCTTGGTGAAGCCTCAGGGTCCAAGCACCCCCAGCCCTTCCGGACTGGAACGGAGACCCTCAAAAACAAGGTGTGTAGACGAGGCTCACGGAAGAGTTGTAGGGATTAGCAACGAGGGGACGGTGGTCCTATCCTAAGAGCAGAACCTTGCTGCTGAAGCCCACCCCATTCAAGCCCGAAGGCCTAGGGGGTACGGCCAACCCGCACGGTGACGCCGCACCCATCCCTAACCCAGATGAATTTACCCGGAGTCGTCCTTTCTAAAACCCCCTCAGCTCTGTCTCTAAAATTGCCTGAGTCTGAAGGCCGTCCTCCCTTCCGG is a window encoding:
- the WDR13 gene encoding WD repeat-containing protein 13 isoform X2; amino-acid sequence: MVADTAAASRLPGEAGWSLGHGRGVAASAGSGCEFRTQYIRRRSQLLRENAKAGYEPTLRKQYLRLRGQLLAQRYGPLSEQSSFRAYSNSIVRSSRTTLDRMEDFEEDPRTLGARGHRRSVSRGSYQLQAQMNRAVHDDRPPGSVVPTSVAEASRAMAGDTTLSENYAFAGMYHIFDQHVDEAVPKVQFANDDKHLLACCSLDGSISVCQLVPTPPVVVRVLKGHSRGVSDFAWSLSNDIIVSTSLDTTMRIWATEDGKCIREIPDPDGAELLCCTFQPINNNLTVVGNSKHNLHVVNISTGKKVKGGSSKLTGRVLALSFDSPGRILWAGDDRGSVFSFLFDMATGKLTKAKRLVVNEGSSITSISARSWISREARDPSLLINACVDKLLLYRVVDNEGTLQLKRSFQIQQSTHPIRSIFCPLMSFRQGACVVTGSEDMCVYFFDVERATKAIVNKLQGHSAAVLDVSFNCDESLLASSDAKGMVIVWRREQK
- the WDR13 gene encoding WD repeat-containing protein 13 isoform X1, which encodes MARPTGRNRSGKENLSRWWLTQLPRADSPEKPAGAWGMAAVWQQVLAVDARYNVYRTPTFPQFRTQYIRRRSQLLRENAKAGYEPTLRKQYLRLRGQLLAQRYGPLSEQSSFRAYSNSIVRSSRTTLDRMEDFEEDPRTLGARGHRRSVSRGSYQLQAQMNRAVHDDRPPGSVVPTSVAEASRAMAGDTTLSENYAFAGMYHIFDQHVDEAVPKVQFANDDKHLLACCSLDGSISVCQLVPTPPVVVRVLKGHSRGVSDFAWSLSNDIIVSTSLDTTMRIWATEDGKCIREIPDPDGAELLCCTFQPINNNLTVVGNSKHNLHVVNISTGKKVKGGSSKLTGRVLALSFDSPGRILWAGDDRGSVFSFLFDMATGKLTKAKRLVVNEGSSITSISARSWISREARDPSLLINACVDKLLLYRVVDNEGTLQLKRSFQIQQSTHPIRSIFCPLMSFRQGACVVTGSEDMCVYFFDVERATKAIVNKLQGHSAAVLDVSFNCDESLLASSDAKGMVIVWRREQK
- the WDR13 gene encoding WD repeat-containing protein 13 isoform X3, whose amino-acid sequence is MAAVWQQVLAVDARYNVYRTPTFPQFRTQYIRRRSQLLRENAKAGYEPTLRKQYLRLRGQLLAQRYGPLSEQSSFRAYSNSIVRSSRTTLDRMEDFEEDPRTLGARGHRRSVSRGSYQLQAQMNRAVHDDRPPGSVVPTSVAEASRAMAGDTTLSENYAFAGMYHIFDQHVDEAVPKVQFANDDKHLLACCSLDGSISVCQLVPTPPVVVRVLKGHSRGVSDFAWSLSNDIIVSTSLDTTMRIWATEDGKCIREIPDPDGAELLCCTFQPINNNLTVVGNSKHNLHVVNISTGKKVKGGSSKLTGRVLALSFDSPGRILWAGDDRGSVFSFLFDMATGKLTKAKRLVVNEGSSITSISARSWISREARDPSLLINACVDKLLLYRVVDNEGTLQLKRSFQIQQSTHPIRSIFCPLMSFRQGACVVTGSEDMCVYFFDVERATKAIVNKLQGHSAAVLDVSFNCDESLLASSDAKGMVIVWRREQK